A window of Castanea sativa cultivar Marrone di Chiusa Pesio chromosome 1, ASM4071231v1 contains these coding sequences:
- the LOC142631033 gene encoding metalloendoproteinase 2-MMP-like, whose protein sequence is MAKKLPYFSKASLLLLIQLLAIQSGSFTNAERIPEISKSLKDLEESQKGQTVQGLREVKHYLNKYGYLNYEYSNNFEEDEFDEAMEIAIKAYQTFFHLKVTGKLDIDTIKQMSIPRCGVPDIMNGSVAQPQFSFIPGKPIWPFNKHNLTYAFVSSTGPNVNVHQMKAAGSYAFREWAKISNFTFELTGDVGNADLILGFHRGEHGDGLPFDGPGGHLAHALPPTNGRLHYDADENWTVGNTVSRNQIDLRGVSLHEIGHLLGLGHSQNESSIMYPSIKEGQKKRGLSSDDVDGLQSLYSSS, encoded by the coding sequence ATGGCTAAGAAACTACcatatttttcaaaagcttCCCTTCTTCTCTTAATTCAACTTCTTGCAATTCAATCAGGTAGTTTTACAAATGCCGAACGGATCCCAGAAATTTCCAAGTCCTTAAAAGATCTAGAGGAATCCCAAAAGGGTCAGACGGTGCAAGGCTTACGCGAAGTCAAGCACTATCTCAACAAGTACGGATACTTAAACTACGAATATTCAAACAATTTTGAAGAAGATGAGTTTGATGAAGCCATGGAGATCGCCATCAAAGCATACCAgacattttttcatttgaagGTTACGGGAAAGCTTGACATCGACACCATCAAACAGATGTCAATTCCGCGTTGTGGAGTTCCTGATATTATGAATGGTAGTGTAGCACAACCACAGTTTTCATTTATTCCTGGAAAACCAATATGGCCATTTAATAAGCATAACCTCACATACGCGTTTGTATCCAGTACTGGACCTAATGTGAACGTGCACCAAATGAAAGCAGCTGGCTCATATGCTTTCAGAGAGTGggctaaaatttcaaatttcacatttGAACTCACAGGTGATGTTGGTAATGCTGACCTTATTTTAGGATTCCACCGCGGTGAACATGGGGATGGTCTTCCTTTCGATGGGCCCGGTGGCCACTTAGCTCATGCGTTGCCTCCAACAAATGGCAGGTTGCATTATGATGCAGATGAGAATTGGACTGTCGGTAACACTGTAAGTCGAAATCAAATTGACCTGAGGGGCGTTTCACTTCATGAGATAGGGCACCTTCTTGGACTTGGTCATAGTCAGAATGAATCATCCATTATGTATCCGTCTATTAAAGAAGGACAAAAGAAGAGGGGTTTGAGCTCAGATGATGTGGACGGTTTACAATCTTTATATTCTAGCTCATAA